A single region of the Nocardioides sp. W7 genome encodes:
- a CDS encoding carboxymuconolactone decarboxylase family protein, whose product MSDGAGKFDELPETRRRGLEKMEEVYGFEMTDGTGDFFRYTADHLFADIWNRPGLSNRDRRLLLIGLLTGSGGQDVLTIQIPAAYAAGELDDAALREITILMCHYAGWPIGSRINAIVEDTIAKAAKKRAREESADQG is encoded by the coding sequence GTGAGCGACGGAGCCGGCAAGTTCGACGAGCTCCCCGAGACCCGCCGGCGCGGGCTGGAGAAGATGGAGGAGGTCTACGGCTTCGAGATGACCGACGGCACCGGCGACTTCTTCCGCTACACCGCCGACCACCTCTTCGCCGACATCTGGAACCGTCCGGGCCTGTCCAACCGGGACCGCCGGCTGCTGCTGATCGGGCTGCTCACGGGCTCGGGCGGCCAGGACGTGCTGACCATCCAGATCCCCGCCGCGTACGCCGCCGGTGAGCTCGACGACGCGGCCCTGCGCGAGATCACCATCCTGATGTGCCACTACGCCGGCTGGCCGATCGGCTCGCGGATCAACGCCATCGTCGAGGACACCATCGCCAAGGCGGCCAAGAAGCGGGCTCGCGAGGAGTCTGCGGACCAGGGCTGA
- a CDS encoding alpha/beta hydrolase domain-containing protein translates to MNRALALILLLLALPACSSDPGEPSSEERSGPGRISGGDGPFLAGAKDIPLPAGWTEDELLLEGTATSYSGTRSADGRFDLTPARSLGYRTRVLTRMPPAKEFNGTVLVEWLNVSGGFDAAPDWTYLADEILRGGYAWVGVSAQHVGVEGGRVAVSTPVSEAAGAGKGLRALDPERYDDLHHPGDEYSYDIYTQAAAAVRGGDLLGTLEPERVLAIGESQSGFALTTYANGVQPLSDAFDGFLVHSRGGASAPLSGTGGAIDIASTLSGEPTLIRDDLDVPVLTLETETDVVGVLNYLPARQPDSATFRLWEVAGTAHADAYSLGPVADTLGCPLPINDGPHHLVAKAALRALDGWVRDGTAPPTADRLTVRDGTYVRDRDGIVRGGIRTPLVDVPVDVLSGDPAPDGPLTCLLFGTTTPLPAGRLAERHADRTSYLTAFEDSADAVVAAGFVLPEDREALLATAQPERLGG, encoded by the coding sequence GTGAACCGCGCACTCGCCCTGATCCTGCTGCTCCTCGCGCTGCCCGCCTGCTCCTCCGACCCCGGCGAGCCGAGCTCTGAGGAACGCTCCGGACCCGGCCGGATCTCGGGGGGCGACGGCCCCTTCCTGGCCGGGGCCAAGGACATCCCGCTCCCGGCGGGCTGGACGGAGGACGAGCTCCTGCTCGAAGGTACGGCGACGTCGTACTCCGGCACGCGGAGCGCCGACGGCCGGTTCGACCTGACACCGGCGCGCTCGCTGGGCTACCGCACCCGGGTGCTGACCCGGATGCCACCGGCGAAGGAGTTCAACGGGACGGTCCTGGTCGAGTGGCTCAACGTCAGTGGCGGCTTCGACGCCGCCCCGGACTGGACCTACCTGGCCGACGAGATCCTGCGCGGCGGCTACGCCTGGGTGGGCGTCTCGGCGCAGCACGTCGGCGTGGAGGGCGGCCGGGTCGCGGTCTCCACCCCCGTCAGCGAGGCCGCCGGCGCCGGGAAGGGACTGCGCGCGCTCGATCCCGAGCGGTACGACGACCTGCACCATCCCGGGGACGAGTACTCCTACGACATCTACACCCAGGCCGCGGCAGCCGTCCGGGGCGGCGACCTCCTCGGCACTCTCGAGCCCGAGCGGGTGCTCGCGATCGGCGAGTCGCAGTCGGGGTTCGCGCTCACGACCTACGCCAACGGCGTCCAGCCGCTGAGCGACGCCTTCGACGGGTTCCTGGTGCACAGCCGCGGGGGCGCGAGCGCGCCCCTCAGTGGCACCGGTGGCGCCATCGACATCGCCTCCACCCTCAGTGGTGAGCCGACCCTGATCCGCGACGACCTCGACGTACCGGTCCTGACCCTCGAGACCGAGACCGACGTCGTCGGGGTGCTCAACTACCTCCCGGCCCGCCAGCCCGACTCCGCGACGTTCCGGCTGTGGGAGGTCGCGGGCACCGCCCATGCCGATGCCTACTCGCTCGGCCCGGTGGCGGACACCCTCGGGTGCCCGCTGCCGATCAACGACGGGCCGCACCACCTGGTCGCCAAGGCCGCCCTGCGTGCCCTGGACGGCTGGGTCCGCGACGGTACGGCGCCGCCGACGGCTGACCGGCTGACGGTCCGAGACGGCACCTACGTCCGCGACCGCGACGGGATCGTCCGCGGCGGCATCCGCACCCCGTTGGTCGACGTGCCCGTCGACGTGCTCTCCGGGGATCCCGCCCCCGACGGGCCGCTCACCTGCCTGCTGTTCGGCACGACCACGCCGCTGCCCGCGGGCCGGCTGGCCGAGCGCCACGCCGACCGGACGTCGTACCTCACCGCCTTCGAGGATTCCGCCGACGCCGTGGTCGCCGCGGGCTTCGTGCTCCCGGAGGACCGCGAGGCCCTGCTCGCCACGGCCCAGCCCGAGCGCCTGGGCGGCTGA
- a CDS encoding DinB family protein, with amino-acid sequence MDENELCGATVREVDLTGTRFVGVQAETLELSGEFGRLLVNGVDVVPLVSAELDRRHPERLRLRPTDVAGYREAFTVLEELWVGTVERARALDPALLDERVDGEWSFVETLRHLVFATECWVGRALLGDPSPWHSLSLPCDGMEDAPGAPRDLAARPALGEVLELRADRQATVHRALEAITDEQLTMTCTVPDGVGWPPAGEVLPVREPFDVVINEEWWHRQFAERDLAVLVSRQEQS; translated from the coding sequence ATGGACGAGAACGAGCTGTGCGGGGCCACCGTGCGCGAGGTCGACCTGACCGGCACCCGGTTCGTCGGGGTCCAGGCGGAGACCCTGGAGCTGTCCGGAGAGTTCGGCCGACTGCTCGTCAACGGGGTCGACGTGGTGCCGCTCGTGAGCGCCGAGCTGGACCGCCGGCACCCCGAGCGGCTGCGGCTGCGGCCGACCGACGTGGCGGGCTACCGGGAGGCGTTCACGGTCCTGGAGGAGCTCTGGGTCGGCACGGTCGAGCGGGCCCGGGCGCTCGACCCGGCGCTGCTGGACGAGCGGGTCGACGGCGAGTGGTCGTTCGTCGAGACCCTGCGCCACCTGGTCTTCGCCACCGAGTGCTGGGTGGGTCGCGCGCTGCTCGGCGACCCGTCGCCGTGGCACTCGCTGTCGCTGCCGTGCGACGGCATGGAGGACGCGCCGGGCGCGCCCCGCGACCTCGCCGCCCGGCCCGCGCTCGGCGAGGTGCTCGAGCTTCGCGCCGACCGGCAGGCGACGGTCCACCGGGCGCTCGAGGCCATCACCGACGAGCAGCTCACGATGACCTGCACCGTGCCCGACGGCGTGGGCTGGCCGCCGGCCGGCGAGGTGCTGCCGGTCCGGGAGCCGTTCGACGTCGTGATCAACGAGGAGTGGTGGCACCGCCAGTTCGCCGAGCGCGACCTCGCCGTACTCGTCTCGAGACAGGAGCAGTCATGA
- a CDS encoding WYL domain-containing protein: protein MTTEVSPTARALLALEALQDSPGITGERLGRRLGVTPRAARRYIGILREADIPVESVRGPAGGYRLGRGLRPPPLLFGPDEVLGLVMAALDGQHDAADVDGPVGRALGKLLRALPRSVAAQAEAVRRTAAPVPDRGASRPDPATTVTLVEACAARRQVRLAYRSESGREWETEVEPWAVAVRYGRWYLVCRSLRADAVRTYRVDRVRDVEVLEASFEPPDDLDPVAALEENLAVGWEYDVRVLVDAPLERLRRCVPRTMGRLEEVDATTTRLVASTGNPTYFAEQLATLPADFRVEEGPELRAAVEALGRRLLRAANPG from the coding sequence ATGACGACCGAGGTCAGCCCCACCGCGCGGGCCCTGCTCGCGCTCGAGGCCCTGCAGGACTCCCCCGGCATCACCGGGGAGCGACTGGGCCGCCGGCTGGGGGTCACGCCGCGAGCGGCCCGGCGCTATATCGGGATCCTGCGCGAGGCCGACATCCCGGTCGAGTCGGTGCGCGGGCCGGCGGGCGGCTACCGGCTCGGTCGGGGTCTGCGGCCGCCGCCGCTGCTGTTCGGACCCGACGAGGTGCTCGGGCTGGTGATGGCGGCCCTCGACGGCCAGCACGACGCCGCCGACGTCGACGGGCCGGTCGGCCGCGCGCTCGGCAAGCTGCTGCGCGCGCTGCCCCGCTCGGTCGCCGCCCAGGCCGAGGCGGTGCGTCGTACGGCGGCTCCGGTGCCCGACCGCGGCGCGTCCCGCCCTGATCCCGCGACCACCGTGACGCTGGTCGAGGCCTGTGCCGCGCGACGCCAGGTCCGGCTGGCCTACCGCTCCGAGAGCGGCCGCGAGTGGGAGACCGAGGTCGAGCCGTGGGCGGTGGCGGTGCGCTACGGCCGGTGGTACCTCGTGTGCCGCTCGCTGCGCGCCGACGCCGTACGCACCTACCGGGTCGACCGGGTGCGCGACGTCGAGGTCCTGGAGGCGTCGTTCGAGCCGCCCGACGACCTCGACCCGGTCGCCGCCCTGGAGGAGAACCTCGCCGTGGGCTGGGAGTACGACGTCCGCGTGCTCGTCGACGCCCCGCTCGAGCGGCTCCGGCGGTGCGTACCGCGCACGATGGGCCGGCTGGAGGAGGTCGACGCGACCACGACCCGGCTGGTGGCGTCGACCGGCAACCCGACGTACTTCGCCGAGCAGCTGGCCACTCTGCCGGCGGACTTCCGCGTCGAGGAGGGCCCGGAGCTGCGCGCGGCCGTCGAGGCGCTCGGTCGGCGGCTGCTGCGGGCCGCGAACCCCGGCTGA
- a CDS encoding pyridoxamine 5'-phosphate oxidase family protein has product MSPGRAVGLHPMTATNLADLYDLPPMEWREIVTHLDAGIAQAPGAGGPDRHTCWLTTLNPDGSPHVTALGALWVDGSFWFETGATTRKGRNLSRDPRCALSVALRDVDLVVEGAAEPVFDPAVVAARAADWAAEGWPCEVDESGVALTAPFSAPSAGKPPWLVYRIVARQAMALSTVEPGGATRWAF; this is encoded by the coding sequence ATGAGTCCGGGACGCGCGGTCGGTCTGCACCCCATGACCGCCACCAACCTCGCCGACCTCTACGACCTGCCCCCGATGGAGTGGCGGGAGATCGTCACGCACCTCGACGCGGGCATCGCCCAGGCACCCGGTGCCGGGGGCCCGGACCGGCACACGTGCTGGCTGACGACCCTGAACCCCGACGGCAGCCCGCACGTGACCGCCCTGGGCGCGCTGTGGGTCGACGGCTCCTTCTGGTTCGAGACCGGTGCCACCACCCGCAAGGGACGCAATCTCTCCCGGGACCCGCGGTGTGCACTGAGCGTGGCGCTCCGCGACGTCGACCTGGTCGTCGAGGGCGCCGCCGAGCCGGTGTTCGACCCGGCCGTGGTGGCCGCGCGGGCCGCCGACTGGGCTGCCGAGGGCTGGCCGTGCGAGGTCGACGAGAGCGGCGTGGCGCTCACCGCGCCGTTCAGCGCCCCGTCGGCGGGCAAGCCGCCGTGGCTCGTCTACCGGATCGTCGCTCGCCAGGCGATGGCGCTCTCGACCGTCGAGCCCGGGGGTGCCACCCGCTGGGCCTTCTGA
- a CDS encoding TetR/AcrR family transcriptional regulator produces the protein MPPRKRADARRNEETLLTAAAAVFVEAGVEAPVRAIAARAGVGVATIYRHFPTRADLIVAVFRHQVESCADAAPELLARHESPYDALVAWIDLFVDFVATKHGLAEVLQSDADAFGALHTLFLDRLVPACVGLLDAARAAGEVRGDVGAEALLRSVGNLCAGGASPGYEPRRMVGLLVAGLRA, from the coding sequence GTGCCGCCTCGCAAGCGCGCCGACGCCCGGCGCAACGAGGAGACGCTGCTCACGGCTGCCGCCGCCGTGTTCGTGGAGGCCGGGGTGGAGGCGCCGGTACGCGCCATCGCGGCCCGCGCAGGAGTAGGGGTCGCCACGATCTACCGGCACTTCCCGACCCGGGCCGACCTGATCGTCGCCGTCTTCCGCCACCAGGTGGAGTCGTGCGCCGACGCCGCGCCCGAGCTGCTGGCCCGCCACGAGTCGCCGTACGACGCCCTCGTGGCCTGGATCGATCTGTTCGTCGACTTCGTCGCCACCAAGCACGGGCTGGCCGAGGTGCTGCAGTCCGACGCCGACGCCTTCGGTGCCCTGCACACCCTGTTCCTCGACCGACTGGTCCCGGCCTGCGTCGGCCTGCTCGACGCCGCCCGCGCCGCGGGCGAGGTGCGCGGCGACGTCGGAGCCGAGGCGCTGTTGCGCAGCGTCGGCAACCTGTGCGCGGGCGGCGCCTCGCCGGGCTACGAGCCGCGCCGGATGGTCGGCCTGCTGGTGGCGGGGCTGCGGGCCTGA
- a CDS encoding isochorismatase family protein, with the protein MTTLTGRPHTALVVVDVQVGVVADAHDRDRVVANIATAVDKARSAGVPVVWVQHSHPEFLPRDSDGWQWVPELKVDESEPVVHKTYPDSFEETELEDVLASRGVGRLVVTGAQTDECIRSTLHGALVRGYDATLVADAHTTEDQSEYGAPTPDLVIAHTNLYWTYHRAPGREAGTVTTQEFAFG; encoded by the coding sequence ATGACCACGCTCACCGGCCGTCCGCACACCGCCCTCGTCGTTGTCGACGTCCAGGTCGGCGTCGTCGCCGACGCGCACGACCGGGACCGGGTCGTCGCGAACATCGCCACCGCTGTCGACAAGGCCCGCAGCGCCGGCGTACCGGTCGTCTGGGTGCAGCACTCCCACCCCGAGTTCCTGCCCCGTGACTCCGACGGCTGGCAGTGGGTCCCCGAGCTGAAGGTCGACGAGTCCGAGCCGGTCGTCCACAAGACCTACCCCGACTCCTTCGAGGAGACCGAGCTGGAGGACGTGCTCGCCTCGCGCGGGGTCGGCCGGCTCGTGGTGACCGGCGCGCAGACCGACGAGTGCATCCGCTCGACCCTGCACGGCGCGCTCGTCCGGGGGTACGACGCCACGCTCGTCGCCGACGCGCACACCACCGAGGACCAGAGCGAGTACGGCGCCCCGACGCCCGACCTCGTCATCGCGCACACCAACCTCTACTGGACCTATCACCGCGCGCCCGGCCGGGAGGCCGGCACGGTCACGACGCAGGAGTTCGCCTTCGGCTGA
- a CDS encoding DUF664 domain-containing protein — MTDARPWEPPFAGTETEQLLGALDRLRTTFRWKADGLDAAGLAAAPVPTSTLTIGGLLQHLAAVEATHVLWKMFGESPGEPWASVDWEADPDWEFRTAADHSPAELYARYDGAVARSRARVAQALAAGDLDQRAHLTGPDDEPASLRRLVCDLIEEYGRHTGHADLLREALDGRVGEDPPPHWKPTTGEPS, encoded by the coding sequence ATGACCGACGCACGTCCGTGGGAGCCGCCGTTCGCCGGCACCGAGACCGAGCAGCTGCTCGGGGCCCTGGACCGGCTGCGGACGACGTTCCGCTGGAAGGCCGACGGGCTCGACGCCGCCGGGCTCGCGGCCGCGCCGGTCCCGACCTCGACCCTCACGATCGGCGGACTGCTCCAGCACCTCGCCGCGGTCGAGGCGACGCACGTGCTGTGGAAGATGTTCGGCGAGTCGCCGGGCGAGCCGTGGGCGTCCGTCGACTGGGAGGCCGACCCCGACTGGGAGTTCCGCACCGCTGCCGACCACAGTCCGGCCGAGCTCTACGCCCGCTACGACGGCGCGGTCGCCCGGTCGCGGGCACGCGTCGCCCAGGCACTGGCCGCGGGAGATCTCGACCAGCGCGCCCACCTCACCGGTCCGGACGACGAGCCCGCCAGCCTGCGCCGGCTGGTATGCGACCTGATCGAGGAGTACGGCCGGCACACCGGCCACGCCGACCTGCTGCGCGAGGCCCTCGACGGCCGCGTCGGGGAGGACCCGCCACCCCACTGGAAGCCCACGACAGGAGAACCCTCATGA
- a CDS encoding DNA-3-methyladenine glycosylase 2 family protein: MSSQTRVWRPDRPCSVGMLRIHRRGGGDPTYHLEGDRHWRGVRTPEGPATLAIRSRPADGEIHAEAWGPGAEWVLASVPGLLGADDDPSGFEPRHPVLVEAARRYGEVRIGRSGLVMESLVPAIIEQKVTGQEAFAGFRMLVHRFGERAPGPGADRRLWVQPDPATLRTIPSWEWLRMHVDPARSRVVVTAARVADALERTATVPHDEALRRLTSIPGIGRWTAAETMQRAHGDADAVSFGDYHVAKDIGWALTGTPFDDDELAAYLEPWRPHRGRVQALVGRAGLRRPRHGARMAPRTHLPARVTRS; this comes from the coding sequence ATGAGCTCGCAGACCCGCGTGTGGCGCCCCGACCGGCCGTGTTCGGTCGGGATGCTGCGCATCCACCGGCGTGGCGGCGGCGACCCGACGTACCACCTCGAGGGCGACCGGCACTGGCGCGGCGTCCGCACCCCCGAGGGTCCGGCCACGCTGGCGATCCGCTCGCGACCCGCCGACGGCGAGATCCACGCGGAGGCGTGGGGGCCCGGCGCGGAGTGGGTGCTGGCCTCCGTCCCCGGCCTGCTCGGCGCCGACGACGACCCGAGCGGCTTCGAGCCGCGCCACCCCGTGCTGGTCGAGGCCGCCCGGCGGTACGGCGAGGTCCGCATCGGCCGCAGCGGTCTGGTGATGGAGTCGCTGGTGCCCGCCATCATCGAGCAGAAGGTCACCGGCCAGGAGGCGTTCGCCGGCTTCCGGATGCTGGTGCACCGTTTCGGCGAGCGGGCACCGGGACCGGGCGCCGACCGCCGCCTGTGGGTCCAGCCGGACCCCGCGACGCTGCGGACCATCCCGTCGTGGGAGTGGCTGCGGATGCACGTCGACCCGGCCCGCTCCCGCGTCGTCGTGACGGCGGCCCGGGTCGCCGACGCCCTCGAGCGGACCGCGACCGTGCCGCACGACGAGGCCCTGCGGCGACTCACGTCGATCCCCGGCATCGGTCGCTGGACGGCGGCGGAGACGATGCAGCGCGCCCACGGCGACGCCGACGCGGTCTCCTTCGGCGACTACCACGTGGCCAAGGACATCGGCTGGGCGCTGACCGGCACCCCCTTCGACGACGACGAGCTGGCGGCGTACCTCGAGCCCTGGCGGCCGCACCGGGGTCGGGTGCAGGCACTGGTCGGCCGGGCCGGGCTGCGCCGTCCGCGGCACGGCGCCCGGATGGCCCCGCGCACGCACCTCCCGGCCCGGGTCACCCGTTCGTGA
- a CDS encoding NAD(P)-dependent oxidoreductase: MTSVGFVGLGMIGKPMALTLARSELDLFVYDVVPEPLAELEAAGAKTVGSVAELARSVDVLCVMVRDDDQVREVLGEVLGVAGDRLTVVIHSTVAPGTPAELEDTAARHGVRIVDAPVSGGPTGAAEGTLAIMVGGTEDAFAAALPALEVMGSKVVHAGGIGAGTKFKLARNMMHFVSFTAATEAMRLAEAAGLSLRDLGAVVRHTDAITGGPGAIILRDTTAPIDPADFWHGVMTHVVALGEKDLGFAIELAEQLDIDVPLARQARERLAKGLGL, from the coding sequence ATGACGTCCGTCGGCTTCGTGGGCCTCGGCATGATCGGCAAGCCGATGGCGCTGACGCTGGCCCGCTCCGAGCTCGACCTGTTCGTGTACGACGTCGTCCCCGAGCCGCTGGCCGAGCTCGAGGCGGCCGGTGCGAAGACGGTCGGCAGCGTGGCCGAGCTGGCCCGCTCGGTCGACGTACTCTGCGTGATGGTGCGCGACGACGACCAGGTGCGCGAGGTGCTCGGCGAGGTGCTGGGGGTCGCGGGGGACCGGCTCACGGTCGTCATCCACTCCACGGTCGCGCCCGGCACCCCGGCCGAGCTGGAGGACACCGCCGCGCGGCACGGGGTCCGCATCGTCGACGCCCCGGTCAGCGGCGGCCCGACCGGCGCGGCCGAGGGCACCCTGGCGATCATGGTCGGCGGCACCGAGGACGCCTTCGCGGCGGCCCTGCCGGCGCTGGAGGTGATGGGCAGCAAGGTGGTGCACGCGGGCGGGATCGGCGCGGGCACGAAGTTCAAGCTGGCCCGCAACATGATGCACTTCGTCTCCTTCACCGCCGCCACCGAGGCGATGCGGCTGGCGGAGGCGGCGGGACTGTCCCTGAGGGACCTGGGCGCCGTGGTGCGCCACACCGACGCGATCACCGGTGGCCCGGGCGCGATCATCCTGCGCGACACCACCGCGCCCATCGACCCGGCCGACTTCTGGCACGGCGTGATGACGCACGTGGTCGCGCTGGGCGAGAAGGACCTCGGCTTCGCGATCGAGCTGGCCGAGCAGCTGGACATCGACGTACCCCTCGCGCGGCAGGCGCGCGAGCGGCTGGCGAAGGGACTGGGACTGTGA
- a CDS encoding alkene reductase: MADLFEPLTVGAWTLPNRLVMAPLTRNRAQGTVPGDLAVEYYAQRASAGLIITEGSQPTPEGQGYLDTPGFHSDEQLAGWRRVADAVHANGGRIVAQLMHAGRVSHPDNTGGQPVVAPSAVAAPNEMFTAEGPQPHPTPRALELDEIPGVVEGYVQAARNAVEAGLDGVEVHAANGYLIHQFLAPGANHRTDEYGGSPENRVRFALEVTRAVADAIGPERVGIRISPAHNIQGATEEDPADVAETYALLVEGIAPLGLAYLSVLADPKLDLVQDLRRSFGGVVIANDGFGEVTTREFAQEILDKDLADAVAVGRLFLANPDLPSRWQSGAELNEPNPDTFYGGGAEGYTDYPSLEG; the protein is encoded by the coding sequence ATGGCCGATCTCTTCGAGCCCCTGACCGTCGGCGCCTGGACGCTGCCCAACCGTCTCGTGATGGCCCCGCTGACCCGCAACCGCGCCCAGGGCACGGTGCCCGGCGACCTCGCGGTGGAGTACTACGCGCAGCGTGCCTCCGCCGGCCTGATCATCACCGAGGGCAGCCAGCCCACCCCCGAGGGCCAGGGCTACCTGGACACCCCCGGCTTCCACTCCGACGAGCAGCTCGCCGGCTGGCGCCGTGTCGCCGACGCCGTGCACGCGAACGGCGGCCGGATCGTCGCCCAGCTGATGCACGCCGGGCGGGTCTCGCACCCCGACAACACCGGCGGGCAGCCGGTCGTCGCGCCGAGCGCGGTCGCCGCGCCGAACGAGATGTTCACCGCCGAGGGCCCGCAGCCGCACCCGACCCCGCGCGCCCTGGAGCTGGACGAGATCCCCGGCGTGGTCGAGGGCTACGTGCAGGCCGCCCGCAACGCGGTCGAGGCCGGGCTCGACGGGGTCGAGGTGCACGCCGCGAACGGCTACCTGATCCACCAGTTCCTGGCGCCCGGCGCCAACCACCGCACCGACGAGTACGGCGGGTCGCCCGAGAACCGGGTCCGCTTCGCGCTCGAGGTCACCCGCGCCGTCGCCGACGCGATCGGCCCGGAGCGCGTCGGGATCCGGATCTCGCCCGCGCACAACATCCAGGGCGCCACCGAGGAGGACCCTGCCGACGTCGCGGAGACGTACGCACTGCTCGTCGAGGGCATCGCCCCGCTGGGCCTGGCGTACCTCAGCGTGCTGGCGGACCCGAAGCTCGACCTGGTCCAGGACCTGCGCCGCTCCTTCGGCGGCGTGGTGATCGCCAACGACGGGTTCGGCGAGGTGACGACGCGGGAGTTCGCGCAGGAGATCCTCGACAAGGACCTCGCCGACGCCGTGGCGGTCGGGCGGCTCTTCCTGGCCAACCCCGACCTGCCCAGCCGTTGGCAGAGCGGTGCCGAGCTCAACGAGCCGAACCCGGACACCTTCTACGGCGGCGGCGCCGAGGGCTACACCGACTACCCCTCGCTGGAGGGCTGA
- a CDS encoding enoyl-CoA hydratase-related protein — protein sequence MLQITDVDRVRTLTLDRPEALNAFNEALYDATAQALLDAATDPEVAVVLLTGNGRGFSAGTDLLEMHKIATDPTFERGKHGFVGLVDALVDFPKPLVCAVNGVGLGIGTTILGFADLAFMSSTARLKCPFTSLGVAPEAASSYLLPRLLGRQDAAWVLLSAEWVSAQEALEMGLVWRVCEPDDLLAEATRHAALLARRPISSLVAVKRTMTAPLRAEIDAARERENAAFAELMGGPANLEALSAFAEGREPDFTSLPPGW from the coding sequence ATGCTGCAGATCACCGACGTCGATCGCGTCCGCACCCTCACCCTGGACCGGCCCGAGGCGCTCAACGCCTTCAACGAGGCGCTGTACGACGCCACCGCGCAGGCGCTGCTCGACGCCGCCACCGACCCCGAGGTGGCCGTGGTGCTGCTCACCGGCAACGGCCGGGGCTTCAGCGCCGGCACCGACCTGCTGGAGATGCACAAGATCGCCACCGACCCGACGTTCGAGCGCGGGAAGCACGGGTTCGTCGGGCTGGTCGACGCCCTGGTCGACTTCCCCAAGCCGCTGGTGTGCGCGGTGAACGGGGTCGGGCTCGGCATCGGTACGACGATCCTCGGCTTCGCCGACCTGGCGTTCATGTCGTCCACCGCCCGACTCAAGTGCCCGTTCACCTCGCTGGGCGTCGCTCCGGAGGCGGCCTCGTCGTACCTCCTCCCCCGGCTGCTCGGCCGCCAGGACGCCGCCTGGGTGCTGCTCTCGGCGGAGTGGGTCTCGGCGCAGGAGGCGCTGGAGATGGGGCTGGTCTGGCGGGTCTGCGAGCCCGACGACCTGCTGGCCGAGGCCACCCGGCACGCCGCGCTCCTGGCCCGGCGGCCGATCTCGTCGCTGGTCGCGGTCAAGCGCACCATGACCGCGCCGTTGCGCGCCGAGATCGACGCCGCCCGCGAGCGCGAGAACGCCGCCTTCGCCGAGCTGATGGGCGGGCCCGCGAACCTCGAGGCGCTGTCCGCCTTCGCCGAGGGCCGGGAGCCGGACTTCACCTCGTTGCCGCCGGGCTGGTGA
- a CDS encoding aldo/keto reductase, translating into MQYRILGRTGVRVSTLALGAMNFGSAGRTDQDEASAIVDAALEAGVNVIDTADWYGRGESEEMVGKAIAGRRDDLVLATKVWGPMSDERNQQGTSRRWIVTELENSLRRLGVDHVDLYQVHRWDPTVSDEETLSALTDLQRAGKIRYFGSSTYPAYRIVQAQWTARERHLGRFVTEQPGYSLLQRSIEAHVLPVTEEYGLGTLAWSPLAGGWLSGAIRAGREISTNRSTLLPDRFDLTVPVNQAKLEAVERLAVIADQAGLTLIQLALGFVTAHPAITSAIIGPRTREHLDSQLAAADTVLGDDVLDAIDEVVSPGVDVAPGERFDTPPALLDPALRRRRQPAGSVTNG; encoded by the coding sequence ATGCAGTACCGCATCCTCGGTCGCACCGGCGTCCGGGTCAGCACCCTCGCGCTCGGCGCGATGAACTTCGGGTCCGCCGGTCGCACCGATCAGGACGAGGCCTCGGCCATCGTCGACGCCGCCCTCGAGGCCGGCGTGAACGTCATCGACACCGCCGACTGGTACGGCCGCGGCGAGTCGGAGGAGATGGTGGGCAAGGCCATCGCCGGCCGCCGCGACGACCTCGTGCTGGCCACCAAGGTGTGGGGTCCGATGAGCGACGAACGCAACCAGCAGGGAACCTCCCGGCGCTGGATCGTCACCGAGCTCGAGAACAGCCTGCGCCGCCTCGGCGTCGACCACGTCGACCTCTACCAGGTGCACCGGTGGGACCCGACCGTCAGCGACGAGGAGACCCTCTCCGCGCTCACCGACCTGCAGCGGGCGGGCAAGATCCGATACTTCGGCTCCTCGACGTACCCGGCGTACCGGATCGTGCAGGCGCAGTGGACCGCGCGCGAGCGGCACCTGGGCCGGTTCGTCACCGAGCAGCCCGGCTACTCCCTGCTTCAGCGCAGCATCGAGGCGCACGTGCTGCCGGTCACCGAGGAGTACGGCCTCGGCACCCTCGCCTGGAGCCCGCTCGCGGGCGGCTGGCTGTCCGGCGCGATCCGGGCCGGCCGGGAGATCAGCACCAACCGGTCGACCCTCCTGCCCGACCGCTTCGACCTCACCGTCCCGGTGAACCAGGCGAAGCTGGAGGCGGTCGAGAGGCTCGCCGTGATCGCCGACCAGGCCGGGCTCACGCTGATCCAGCTCGCGCTCGGGTTCGTGACCGCCCACCCGGCGATCACCAGCGCGATCATCGGCCCGCGCACGCGGGAGCACCTGGACTCCCAGCTCGCCGCGGCCGACACCGTGCTCGGTGACGACGTGCTCGACGCGATCGACGAGGTGGTCAGCCCCGGCGTGGACGTCGCGCCGGGCGAGCGCTTCGACACACCGCCGGCGCTGCTCGACCCGGCCCTGCGACGGCGGCGTCAGCCGGCCGGGAGCGTCACGAACGGGTGA